From the Vibrio algarum genome, one window contains:
- a CDS encoding response regulator, with the protein MTTVNHRFILVVEDEPTLANVLCEYIEHSGMRSYQINNGGEVISWVKANQPSLIVLDLMLPVRDGLDIFRELRTFSQVPVIMATAKVDEIDRLLGLELGADDYICKPYSPREVIARIKNVLRRSENSNTDQPQQKDFMIDAPSMKAMLRGKELVLTPAEFKLLHFLYLNEGRIYSREQLMDRIYDDGRVVTDRTIDSHIKNLRKKLQEVDSECDYIKSIYSVGYKFEL; encoded by the coding sequence ATGACCACTGTAAATCACAGGTTCATATTAGTTGTTGAAGACGAACCAACGTTAGCCAACGTGTTATGTGAATATATTGAACATTCAGGTATGCGCTCATATCAGATTAACAATGGGGGAGAGGTGATAAGTTGGGTGAAAGCAAACCAACCAAGCTTAATCGTTCTTGATTTAATGCTTCCAGTCCGTGACGGATTAGATATTTTTAGAGAACTAAGGACATTTTCTCAAGTGCCGGTCATTATGGCGACGGCCAAGGTAGATGAAATTGACCGCCTATTAGGTTTAGAGTTAGGTGCAGATGACTATATTTGTAAACCATATAGCCCACGTGAAGTCATTGCGCGAATCAAAAACGTATTAAGGCGAAGTGAAAACTCGAACACAGATCAACCACAACAGAAAGACTTTATGATTGATGCACCTTCTATGAAAGCAATGCTACGTGGTAAAGAATTGGTTTTAACCCCCGCTGAATTCAAACTGTTGCATTTTTTGTACTTAAATGAAGGCCGGATTTATAGTCGCGAACAGTTAATGGATCGCATTTATGACGATGGTCGCGTCGTAACGGATAGAACAATAGATAGCCATATTAAAAACCTACGTAAAAAACTCCAAGAGGTCGATAGTGAATGCGACTACATTAAGTCAATTTACAGCGTGGGATATAAATTTGAGCTATAG